A window of Malania oleifera isolate guangnan ecotype guangnan chromosome 5, ASM2987363v1, whole genome shotgun sequence contains these coding sequences:
- the LOC131156416 gene encoding pentatricopeptide repeat-containing protein At3g12770-like, which translates to MSSQCHLHHSQKFDFITAFLHQSLQTKNLRVIKKLHSHLLRTGLLFVSLSIHAKLIFSYTSCLHRNTLQTLTSFFTCINPTNPLPFNVIISHFCQHGSPFLALHTFSFMHITGVPLDTYALCSSLTASSTVKNVTVGKQLHAHVAKLGWTSSVFVGSALVDLYAKALLIGDASHMFDEIPVKNTVCANALLSGFVEAKLWVEGLELVQRMPVLSLKPDHFTLSAALRVCAGLSAVELGKQVHANLIRTIFDMDTDVFLQTSLIEMYGKCGLVEKALQAFNSKGVGLRRNRQRDVVLWTSMLGVYGRSGQFNEVIGLYKMMLMEGIRPDGVAYVTVLSACGHSGHLGHGFKYFESMARDYGLDPGPEHYSCLVDLLCRAGELDKAWKLVNEMPYQRNSSCNVSMWGALLNGCIESGNVDLGKLAAQRALELDPQNVGIYILLSNLYARLRMWDEIGQLRELVKERGLKKDVACSWIEFTC; encoded by the coding sequence ATGTCCAGCCAATGCCACTTGCATCATAGTCAGAAGTTTGATTTCATCACCGCCTTCTTGCACCAATCTCTTCAAACGAAGAATCTCAGAGTCATTAAGAAGCTCCACTCCCACCTCCTCAGAACAGGCTTGCTCTTTGTATCGCTCTCTATTCATGCCAAACTCATCTTCTCATACACCTCTTGCCTTCATAGAAACACCCTTCAAACCTTAACCAGCTTCTTCACCTGCATAAACCCCACCAACCCATTACCCTTCAATGTGATTATTTCCCATTTTTGCCAACATGGATCTCCTTTTCTTGCACTTCATACCTTCTCTTTCATGCATATTACTGGTGTTCCATTGGACACGTATGCTCTATGTAGCTCTTTAACGGCTTCGTCTACTGTAAAAAATGTTACAGTTGGTAAGCAGTTACATGCCCATGTTGCAAAATTAGGTTGGACGTCCAGTGTTTTTGTGGGGAGTGCTCTAGTTGATTTGTATGCCAAGGCGTTGCTTATTGGAGATGCATCCCACATGTTCGATGAAATTCCTGTTAAGAACACTGTTTGTGCAAATGCACTTCTGTCGGGTTTTGTTGAGGCCAAGTTGTGGGTCGAAGGACTTGAACTGGTCCAGAGGATGCCTGTGCTAAGCTTGAAGCCCGATCATTTCACATTATCAGCAGCCTTACGTGTGTGTGCCGGGTTATCCGCAGTTGAGTTGGGAAAACAGGTGCATGCCAATCTGATCCGCACAATTTTTGACATGGATACTGATGTGTTTCTGCAGACTTCATTGATTGAGATGTATGGCAAGTGTGGCCTAGTGGAAAAGGCTTTGCAAGCCTTTAATTCGAAAGGTGTTGGACTACGACGAAACAGGCAAAGAGATGTTGTCTTGTGGACTTCAATGCTTGGTGTGTATGGTAGAAGTGGGCAATTTAATGAAGTGATTGGATTATACAAAATGATGTTGATGGAAGGGATCAGACCAGATGGGGTGGCATATGTGACAGTCCTTTCAGCTTGTGGTCATTCTGGCCATTTGGGACATGGGTTTAAGTATTTTGAATCCATGGCTCGGGACTATGGCTTGGACCCTGGCCCGGAGCACTACAGTTGCCTGGTTGATTTGCTTTGTAGGGCTGGTGAATTGGACAAGGCATGGAAGCTTGTGAATGAGATGCCTTATCAAAGGAATAGCAGTTGCAATGTTTCCATGTGGGGTGCTTTGCTTAATGGTTGCATTGAAAGTGGGAATGTTGACTTGGGCAAATTGGCTGCTCAAAGGGCACTTGAGCTGGATCCTCAGAATGTTGGAATCTATATTTTGTTATCAAATTTGTATGCTAGGTTGCGTATGTGGGATGAGATTGGGCAGTTGAGGGAGTTGGTGAAAGAAAGAGGGTTGAAGAAAGATGTTGCGTGTAGTTGGATAGAGTTCACATGCTGA